In Cydia strobilella chromosome 6, ilCydStro3.1, whole genome shotgun sequence, one DNA window encodes the following:
- the LOC134742308 gene encoding cytochrome P450 6B5-like has translation MALEIVAAITLGIASFVLLVYLYLTRNYSYWKKRSIAGPEPVPVFGNYKDTALRRTTFNELFKHFYESYPESKVVGIYRAWHPAILVRDLDAVKHVMIREFDNFSDRGFSFSNKGLGFNLFNAESDDWRVLRSRLSPIFTTGKLKNMLYLITERADKFLDYLGPVIEKSPEQNIHTLVQRFTIGSIGACAFGIDIDINDVDNVFETLDNLIFSSNYAIELETMYPGILKKFDMSFWPKAIKDFFYGLVKDILRERNGKASNRKDFMDLMLELRNAGEIHGVKRHEDDKDRKLQITDDVMAAQAFVFYAGGYETSATTMGFLLHELAMHPEIQDRVVAEINQVLKKHDEKVTYDCIKDMTYLDQVFNETLRMYPVVDPIPRLALGRVELPGTGVTVEKGMGVLVSVSGIHYDPKYWSNPTEFNPDRFSPENAKDIHPCAFLPFGLGPRNCIGMRFGQVQSKVCLVKMLQFYRVEPCARTRRRLEFDPHRFILRSKHGLPLRVVPRTHQKLAIRLLMTAKKSGTPGLSEHARRADVPG, from the exons ATGGCTCTTGAAATTGTGGCTGCCATTACGCTCGGCATTGCCAGCTTTGTTCTACTGGTCTATTTATATTTGACCCGGAACTATTCTTATTGGAAGAAACGTAGCATAGCCGGTCCTGAGCCGGTGCCAGTCTTCGGTAACTATAAAGATACAGCACTTAGACGCACTACCTTCAATGAGCTATTTAAACACTTTTACGAGTCCTATCCTGAGAGCAAAGTGGTTGGGATCTACCGCGCCTGGCATCCCGCCATCTTGGTCAGGGACTTGGATGCAGTCAAGCACGTGATGATCAGGGAGTTCGACAACTTCTCAGACCGTGGCTTCAGCTTCAGCAACAAGGGTCTCGGCTTCAACCTCTTCAATGCCGAGAGCGACGACTGGCGAGTACTACGCTCTCGGCTTTCCCCCATATTTACTACTGGAAAACTGAAGAATATGCTCTACTTGATCACTGAACGCGCTGACAAGTTTCTGGACTACCTTGGGCCGGTTATTGAGAAATCCCCTGAACAGAATATCCACACCCTAGTACAAAGGTTCACTATCGGCAGCATTGGTGCCTGCGCCTTCGGGATTGATATCGACATAAACGACGTCGACAACGTCTTTGAAACTTTAGACAATCTCATATTCAGTAGCAACTATGCTATCGAATTGGAAACTATGTATCCCGGCATTCTAAAAAAGTTTGACATGTCTTTCTGGCCTAAAGCCATCAAAGACTTCTTTTACGGACTTGTGAAAGATATACTACGCGAGCGCAACGGTAAGGCGTCCAACAGGAAAGATTTTATGGATTTGATGTTGGAGCTGAGAAACGCCGGTGAGATTCATGGAGTGAAGCGACATGAAGACGACAAGGATAGAAAACTTCAGATCACTGATGATGTTATGGCTGCGCAGGCATTTGTCTTCTACGCAGGCGGCTACGAAACCAGCGCGACCACCATGGGCTTTCTACTACACGAACTAGCCATGCACCCTGAAATACAAGACCGAGTTGTCGCCGAAATTAACCAGGTTCTCAAGAAGCATGATGAAAAAGTTACATACGACTGCATTAAAGATATGACATACTTGGACCAGGTGTTCAATGAGACACTAAGGATGTATCCAGTAGTGGACCCAATCCCTCGGCTCGCGTTGGGGCGCGTAGAACTCCCTGGCACTGGAGTGACAGTGGAGAAGGGGATGGGTGTCCTGGTGTCTGTCAGTGGCATCCACTATGACCCTAAATACTGGTCGAATCCTACAGAGTTTAACCCCGATCGTTTTTCGCCGGAGAACGCAAAAGATATACATCCTTGCGCATTCCTGCCTTTCGGGcttggaccaagaaattgtaTAG GCATGCGTTTCGGGCAAGTGCAGTCAAAAGTGTGCCTAGTGAAGATGCTGCAGTTCTACCGCGTGGAGCCGTGCGCTCGCACACGAAGGCGGCTGGAGTTTGATCCTCATCGATTCATCTTAAGGTCGAAGCACGGGTTGCCTTTGAGAGTTGTGCCGCGGACGCATCAG AAACTTGCGATCCGACTTCTGATGACGGCGAAGAAGTCGGGCACCCCCGGTCTCagcgaacatgcccgacgcgctgATGTACCTGGGTAA